In Chryseobacterium sp. C-71, the genomic window GTCTTAAAATTGTGCAAATATACACTTATCTTTTTTTTAATTATCTAATACTTCGTAAATCGAATTGTTGCTTTTAAACTCAGGAACAATTATTTTAAGAATTCTCACAATATCAGTTTTATCTTTCTTAATCGACGCTTTGGTAATCAGATTAACTAAAGAATCAATCTCTGAATATTCTAAAGTTGGGTCTTTAGAAATCATGATTTTCTCATTGTGTGTCGGAAGTGTTTTTGCATCGTCACTAAGTAACTCTTCATAAAGCTTCTCACCAGGTCGTAAACCTGTATATATTATTTTGATATCGACATGGGGTTCGAAGCCTGAGAGCTTTATCATTCTTTGTGCTAAATCTAATATCTTGACAGGATCTCCCATATCAAACACAAAAATTTCACCACCTTTCCCCATCGTTCCCGCTTGTAATACTAATTCGCATGCCTCAGGAATAGTCATGAAATATCTTACAATATCAGGATGCGTAATCGTCACAGGACCTCCCGCCTCGATTTGTCTTTTAAAGTGAGGAATTACAGAACCATTTGAACCTAGAACATTTCCAAATCTCGTGGTAATAAATTTCGTAGTATTTCCTTCTATATTTTGGATTGATTGTACAAGCAATTCGGCAGCCCTTTTTGACGCTCCCATTACGTTCGTAGGATTTACAGCCTTATCGGTAGATACCATAACGAATCTATTAACTTTATACTTGCTTGATAAAGTTGCGATATTTTTAGAACCCAAAACATTAACCAATATTGCTTCATGCGGATTTTCTTCAACTAGTGGTACATGCTTATACGCTGCAGCATGGTAGACCATAGAAAAATTATACATTTCAAATATGGGTTCAACACGATATTTATTTGAAACATCTGCTAATACAAATTTGAATCTGACCTGAGGGAATTTTTCTTTTAATTCTAATTCTATATCGTACAAGGGTGTTTCAGCCTGATCCAAAACAACAATAAGTGCAGGATTAAACTGCGCAACTTGTCTTACAATTTCGCTGCCTATTGATCCGGCGCCCCCAGTTACCAATATATTTTTATTAAAATGCCTTGCTCTTACTTCTTCATTCTCAATCTTGATAGGTCTCCTGTTAAGAAGATCTTCTATTTGAAGGTTTTTAATAGAAACTCCCAAATCACTTTCTCTCAATTTTTGTACAGATGGCGATTTGTAAATTCTCAAATCTTTTTCTAAGAATAAATTCACCCAAGAGTTCATCTCATCTTTAGACATCATTTCTTTTACCACTAGCACGCCATCGATAATAAGATCATCTTTGGTATTTTCTTCTATTCTCCTTTTAGCATAGATAGGTTTTCCCAGTAGAGATGCTCTTTTACTATCTGTACGTTGTGTAAGGAAACCAACTACTTGGTAAGGCAAACTAGGATTATCTAAAATAGCTCTTGCAATAGCAATAGACTGCTCATCTATTCCCAAAACCAATATTCTTTTTTTCAAAGCACTCCTTCTATATTCACGAACTATATGAAAAAATTCTTTAACATATAATCTGAATAAAAACAATCCCATAAAGGATGTTATGAAATACAGAATCAGATAAGGTGTGAGGATAAACTTTTCTCCTGTCACCCAAAGTAAAATAATATTGGAAGCTCCGACAACAATTGATGTACAAAAACTCGCCATCAAAAGTTTAAATAAATCTATAAATGTAGAATGTCTTATAATTCCTGCGTATGTCTTGAAAACATACATAAATAAAACATTGATTAAAATAATGAATCCGAAAACGACAGTTTGCTCCTCATGATAAATAAATTCACGTGGAGATATCTTTTCTATGATATAAGTAGAGAGGAATAATGAGATAATTAAGATTATAACATCAATTGCAAGTATAATCCAACGAGGAAGATACCTTACATCCGAGAGATTAACAACATTATCTCCCCTAAACATTTTTTTTCTTACAGAACTAAACATTAATATTGTTGTTCATATTTTATATATGTGCTTTGTATTTCTAAGACACGATTTACCCTTCGAAATATCGCACAAAAGTATGATAAAATTT contains:
- a CDS encoding nucleoside-diphosphate sugar epimerase/dehydratase produces the protein MFRGDNVVNLSDVRYLPRWIILAIDVIILIISLFLSTYIIEKISPREFIYHEEQTVVFGFIILINVLFMYVFKTYAGIIRHSTFIDLFKLLMASFCTSIVVGASNIILLWVTGEKFILTPYLILYFITSFMGLFLFRLYVKEFFHIVREYRRSALKKRILVLGIDEQSIAIARAILDNPSLPYQVVGFLTQRTDSKRASLLGKPIYAKRRIEENTKDDLIIDGVLVVKEMMSKDEMNSWVNLFLEKDLRIYKSPSVQKLRESDLGVSIKNLQIEDLLNRRPIKIENEEVRARHFNKNILVTGGAGSIGSEIVRQVAQFNPALIVVLDQAETPLYDIELELKEKFPQVRFKFVLADVSNKYRVEPIFEMYNFSMVYHAAAYKHVPLVEENPHEAILVNVLGSKNIATLSSKYKVNRFVMVSTDKAVNPTNVMGASKRAAELLVQSIQNIEGNTTKFITTRFGNVLGSNGSVIPHFKRQIEAGGPVTITHPDIVRYFMTIPEACELVLQAGTMGKGGEIFVFDMGDPVKILDLAQRMIKLSGFEPHVDIKIIYTGLRPGEKLYEELLSDDAKTLPTHNEKIMISKDPTLEYSEIDSLVNLITKASIKKDKTDIVRILKIIVPEFKSNNSIYEVLDN